TGGAGGCCAGCGCCGCATCACCGCTGAACCCAGTACCGGTCAGGTTCTGGTTCATGGTGACATAACGGCCCAACGCCGACAGCACCTCTTGTTGAATGTTCGACAATTGACTTGCGCCCGAAAGCATCTGGGCGACATCGGCGTTCAACGCCATGATGGTGTATCTCCTTCACTAGCAAAGTGGTTACCGCTGGTTCGATCAGTTCAGCAATGACCCGGTCCCCTGCCGGGATTTACCCTCCCTGCCCGACGTGGACCACGCCCTCGGAAGTGAGCACCGGCGCCGCATGCGCAGAGGCCGGTAGCGTGATCGTCTTATCCTGCTCGCCGACAGCGGCATATGCACTGCCGCGCCCCGAGCGCGTCGAGGCAGCCATGGGCCCATACATTCCCGGCGCCATGGCTCCTCTGCCCCCTGCCGCGCCGCTTCGCAGTCCTGCGGCCGGTTGGTCGCCGGCCTCAGCGCCGTCAGGCACGTTGGCCCACCATCCACCCGGCACGCCCACAGGCCCGCCCAGTCCGCCAGCAGAGGGCTTCGTCAGCGCCGCGACGACCGCTGATCCGCCCCCGGCGAAGCCGCCATTGGCGCCACTAAGCCCTGACCACGGGGCACTGGCTGCGCTCAGTCCCGGTGCTCCCCCGCCCGGAGGGCCGCCCAAACCGCCGGCCATACCTCCGGTCAGCGCTGACAACGGGCCCATCAGGCCGCTGAGTTGGCCGGCGGCACTCGACGGGAGTTGCCCCACAGATTCCAGTGGTGAGCTCAGCGAACTCATCATTTCGGTTGGCGCTTGGGTGAGCTGGCCCAGCAACGATTGCCCGGACTCTTCCAGGGGTGGCCGCCCACCCTGACCCGCTTGCAACGGCGGAGCCTTGCCCTGCGGGGCATTGCTCGTGATGCCTTGGCCGGTGCCTATTGTCGCGGGCACGCCCTGCCCCGCGGTCGTGCCCGTGGTAGCTGGTTGCGGGGCTGGAGACGACCCACCAGTGCTCGAACCTGCGGCCTGCACGCCTGCTCCCATGCCGCTGAACACACCGCTCGAAACCCCGGTGGCCACGCCCGTGCCAATCCCGCTGCCCGCCGACACAACTCCCCCACCGGCGGTGAGGCCCGATCCCAACGCCTGCACGCCGGCCCCAACCCCGTCGCCGACCAGCCCCGCCAAGCCGGCCGTCGCGCCCAGCGGATTACTCATATCAGGCAACGTCGGCAACGGAACGGTCAGCGCGCTCACGACAGGTGACATAGCGCCCAGGTAGCCGACCATGGCCCCAGCGTTCTGCGACCAATACTCGCCGTATTCGGCGTTCGCCTCCGCGATTGCTGGGGTATTGATCCCCATAAAATTCGTTGCTTCCAAAGTCGCTTCGCGGACCCGGTTGGCCACCACCACTTCATGGGGAATAGTCGCCGACACGGCCGCGCTATAAGCGGTCAACCCGGTCTGAATGGTGGCCGCCGCGCTCTCTGCATGCAGCCCGGCGGTCTGTTGCCACGCCGCCATCGGCGTGGCGCTCTCGAGCATCCCCAATCCGCCCGAGCCCTGGAACACCGGCGCCGTTGCCATCGCGGTCACCGACTGCTGCATCCCTTGCTCAAAGTGCGCCGCCGCAGCAGCCGTGTACGCAGTGATCTGCGGGACGTGCGCCGTTGGACCTGCGCCCATCCTGGTCAAACGAAATGCGTTAATCTCCGGAGGGATACCCCAATACATCAGTGCACCAGCGCGCTACAGCGCCAGCAGCGCCTTGCCGACGGCATCCATGGCGGTGTAGGTGGCCGCCGATGTAGCCACGGTGGCAGCGAACGCCTCCCGCTGAGCTACACCTACCGCACCTGCCGCCAAGAACTGCGCGCCATGCGCGGCGATGGCTTGAGCGAACATGGCCGACACTTCCTCGCCGCCCATCGGCAGCACCGCACCCATCGCTGGTGCCCCAGCGGCAAGAGTGGCCGCCGTCGTCGCCCCGCCTGCGCCCTCCGATGCTGCCTGCGCCGCCAGCGCAGGCGCCTCAACAAACATCATTGCAATCCCACCCCTGTCCACATATTCTATTCGCCCCACGAGCAACAAAGCCGTTTGATGCGACGATAACCGCCCCCATGGACACCGGCAACCAAACCTCCGACATTCCACACAAGGCAACAGCCCCTGTTTCCCGACACCTCCTACGACGCCGCTCCCCCGGCGAAATCTCGTCTCGCATCAGCATTCTGGAAAAGTCCATGCCGACGCATGAATCGGTCCAGATCGACCGCTTAATCAGCTACTGAACCGCCCAGCACGAACTGCGCAGCCGCCCGGGCACGCTCCTCGATGGTTTTAAGCCGAAGAATCGACTGCTCGGCCGCACCGGCGGCCGAACGCGCCTCCTCGGCGATTTCAGTGAGCCGCTGCGCGACGAGCTGGGCCGAGCGAGTCGTCGGCGCGCGTGGACCTGGCAGGGGTTGTCCGGCCAACAAGGCCGCGCACGTCCCGGCCTCTCAGCCCCGCGCCGCGCCGATCCTATCCAGAGTGGCCGCACGAGACGGGACCATGCCGTGGTTGATCAACCGCGAGATCGTAGGCCGCGCCACCCGGGCCAAGCGCGCCAAATCATGTTTGGACAACCCCTGTTTCAAGCGGGCGTGCTTCACCGCGTGCACGAGCAGCCAGGCGGGGTCATCCACGCTCAATGCGTGCTCGCCGGGAACGCGATCTGCACCGGCGCCACCACCCGGTCAGTGACGTACAGGCCACGGCCAGGGTCAGCCGGCATGGCTTTCGTCTTGCCGACAATGAATCCTTCATCCGGGTCCCCGTCCATCACCACGACGGGTGCTTTGGCCTTGAGCAGCTCCCCGATGATCGGATTGGTCAGCGTGCGGCCCCACTGAGCGATGCGCCGCGACACGACCAGGTGCAGGCCGATCTCCTTACCCCGCGCGATAAATCGCGCCAACGGGCCCAACGGGTATCCAGTTCCCGCCACGAATCCACCAGTGTCCCAACTGGCGAGGGTCTCTTCACGGTCGATGAAGACAAAGATCTCCGGCCCGCTCCAGCGCCGCGTCCCCGCGGCCAAGTCTTCCTGACTCAGGTCCGTGATCGGCAGACGTTCAGTCAGGATCGCCCCCAGGCTCTCCCCCAAGGCGCGCACCTGGTCCTCCCGGAAAACGTAGGAGCCCAAATGCTCACCTTCGACCACGCGCAGCAGCTCATTATGAGGGTCCACAACATAGATTTGCGCCTGCTCGGGCCCGTAGACCCGCATCACGGCTTGGGCCACCGTGGCCAACCCGCTCGACAAGCCACATTCAGGTCGACCAGTCAGCAGCAGATGCGGTGTTGCGCCGAAGTTCGCGACCGCCGGTTGCAAACCGATTTCGGAAATCCCGAACGGCACGACACCCCTGCCTTTGACGCCGCCTGGCCCGTGCTCACGCTGCTCCCATTGCGCGAAAACCTCATCGATACCAACCAATTTGGGCAATATCCGTACCCGCGCGGCCGCGCTCTCGGGTCCGGCGAGCCTGGCAATGGTCTCAGCGGCCGCCGCCACATCGCTGCGCCGCCCCTGCACGGTCACCTGCGGTAACCCGGCCTGAAAGTGGAAACCGTCCATCGTCGTGCCGCGGCCCCTGATCTTGACCACTTCAACCTGCTCGACCTCGCCGCCGGTGTCGTCGTCTTCGTCGAGGAAGATCTTCTGCTCACCAAACGGCACATCTCGCGCGACCTTGACACTGTTGACGGTCATGTCATCGTTGTCGCCGAGCCTGAGCTCCACGTTGCTGGTGAACAGCTTCGTCATTCCTGACGGAAACTTATTGGCGATCCAGCCGCTCGTCGACATGATGGCGTGCACCCCAACGTCGGGTCCTTTGGCCAAGATTCGTTCCACATCAGCGACGAGCAGCTGCTCCCAGTTCTTCCAGAACGTCGGCCATCCATCGATCACCAAAAACACATCGCCGAATGGGTCCGCAGGTACCTCACCGGCCGCGCCACCGAATTTGCGTTCGCGCAGCTTGGTCAGCGTCAATCCGAGCTTGGTGAAGGCCTGCTCGCGCTGATCGATCAGCGCCAGCATCTCGGCGATAATTCGTTTGACCTGCTCGGGGTCCACCTCGCGGGCAAAGCCACCAACGTGCGGCAAATCGGCTACCACGTTGAGGTCGGGTCCGCTGAGCGCGATGACATAAAACTGAATCCGCCGAGGGTGATACAGCAGCGCGGCACCCGAGATCATCGTGGCGAGGGCCACCGTTTTACCTGATTGGCCCATACCAATGACCGCGCAGTTGCCTTCGGCCAGATTGGGTGCATAGACGAGCTGTCGGTGATCGCGCGGTCGGTCTTCAATCCCGACCGGAAACATCAACCTCGACGGCTCGTTTCCGGCTGAGCCGTAGTCGACATCCCAGGCTTGTCCCCGCAGCCGGCTCACCAGCTCATCAGCCGGCACCGGCTGTAACGGCGGTAGCCACATCGGTTGCAACGGAGGAAGGTTCAGCCGGTTCAAGCAATCCACCGTGGCCTGCACCTGTTTGACGGTACGGCCGTCCGCGCCGACGATAGCGCGTGGTTCGGCGACTTCAACGTGCTCGGCCTGGTCGCCGTTGGCCACTGGCGCAGCCGGCATTCCCACTGCCCTGAACTCTTGTGGCTCAACGTAACCGGCTTCCTGCCTGGCCGCAGCAGCCGCCGCCCGCTGCGGCGGCACATAGCTTTTGAGCACGAACGCCGTCTGAAACCGCGTCAGGTTCTTACTCGCTCCGACCTTCAAAAGCCCCGCGCCAGCCGGCTTTTTGGGCAAATGATTGGCCTCATCAGTACCCAACACCTCGTGGGAATCGGTGTCGCCGACAGTGCGCAGCGCCACCCGCACCGGGATGTTACTCATGATGCCGCCCTGCATCTGGTGGCCCAGCCGCTGCGACCCCATGACGAGGCGAAGCCCCTGCGAGCGTCCCTGGCGGCCTACCTCGTCCATCACCGCTTTAGCGCCGTCATGCTCGGCGAACATCTGCGTGAACTCATCGACAACCAGCAGCAGGTGCGGCATCGGCCGCAGCTTCTCCTTCTTGTGGATCCGCAGGTACTCGTATTCGGCGATGTCACTGACCCCAGCCCGGTCAAGCCGCGCCTTGCGGCGCTCCATCTCGCCGTAGAGAACATCTCCCATCCGCACGATCCACAGCCGATCGTTGCGCAAGTTGCTCATCGCCGCCACCGTGTGCGGGAAGCCCGCCACCAAATGCGCCAACGCGCTGCCCTTGAAGTCAAACACCGCGACCTTCAATGAATCTGGCGAATGCGTCAAACACGCCGAAGTAATCAGCGCCGTCAAGAACACCGACTTACCGCTACCGGTCGTGCCGACCACGACGACGTGATGGCCCATCCCGTCGAACTCGTGTGTCTCTTTGAGGTCAAGGGCCACGGGTTGTCCGTTTCGGGGATCAATCCCGATGGGGAACCGCATCCACTCGCGACCCCACTGCATCTCGCCCTCGTCATCTTGCAGCGGCGGGCCCAGCCGGGTGGCCGCCCATGCCTCCTCCACATCGATATTGCCCGGATCACGATGGCCGAGAATCTCATAGAGATCAACGACCTTCGACGCCGCGGCGGTCGAGCTTTGCGTCACACGCGAATCAGCATGGTATCGGGCCATTTTGCGCGCAAACGCGACCGCAGACGCGGTGTCGAGCGTATCGGGCAGCGCGAAGAACCCCTCCTCGTCATATGCTCCATCGCGCTTGACGTGCAATGTGTACTCAGCCGTCATCCGTAGCCCCCTCCTTGACCACTACACGCACAAAGGTCACACCCGTGACCCCCCCAACACCCCTGCGGTTCAACGTATCCCATTCGCTATCCACGCGGAG
This genomic interval from Mycobacterium sp. SMC-2 contains the following:
- a CDS encoding WXG100 family type VII secretion target, with translation MALNADVAQMLSGASQLSNIQQEVLSALGRYVTMNQNLTGTGFSGDAALASMATTEDINRTGQQVNQRFQSVIDMMKRSAHQYQETNAQNRASFGNVVST
- a CDS encoding PPE family protein, with the protein product MGAGPTAHVPQITAYTAAAAAHFEQGMQQSVTAMATAPVFQGSGGLGMLESATPMAAWQQTAGLHAESAAATIQTGLTAYSAAVSATIPHEVVVANRVREATLEATNFMGINTPAIAEANAEYGEYWSQNAGAMVGYLGAMSPVVSALTVPLPTLPDMSNPLGATAGLAGLVGDGVGAGVQALGSGLTAGGGVVSAGSGIGTGVATGVSSGVFSGMGAGVQAAGSSTGGSSPAPQPATTGTTAGQGVPATIGTGQGITSNAPQGKAPPLQAGQGGRPPLEESGQSLLGQLTQAPTEMMSSLSSPLESVGQLPSSAAGQLSGLMGPLSALTGGMAGGLGGPPGGGAPGLSAASAPWSGLSGANGGFAGGGSAVVAALTKPSAGGLGGPVGVPGGWWANVPDGAEAGDQPAAGLRSGAAGGRGAMAPGMYGPMAASTRSGRGSAYAAVGEQDKTITLPASAHAAPVLTSEGVVHVGQGG
- a CDS encoding PE domain-containing protein, which produces MMFVEAPALAAQAASEGAGGATTAATLAAGAPAMGAVLPMGGEEVSAMFAQAIAAHGAQFLAAGAVGVAQREAFAATVATSAATYTAMDAVGKALLAL
- a CDS encoding helix-turn-helix transcriptional regulator is translated as MDDPAWLLVHAVKHARLKQGLSKHDLARLARVARPTISRLINHGMVPSRAATLDRIGAARG
- the eccCb gene encoding type VII secretion protein EccCb, whose protein sequence is MTAEYTLHVKRDGAYDEEGFFALPDTLDTASAVAFARKMARYHADSRVTQSSTAAASKVVDLYEILGHRDPGNIDVEEAWAATRLGPPLQDDEGEMQWGREWMRFPIGIDPRNGQPVALDLKETHEFDGMGHHVVVVGTTGSGKSVFLTALITSACLTHSPDSLKVAVFDFKGSALAHLVAGFPHTVAAMSNLRNDRLWIVRMGDVLYGEMERRKARLDRAGVSDIAEYEYLRIHKKEKLRPMPHLLLVVDEFTQMFAEHDGAKAVMDEVGRQGRSQGLRLVMGSQRLGHQMQGGIMSNIPVRVALRTVGDTDSHEVLGTDEANHLPKKPAGAGLLKVGASKNLTRFQTAFVLKSYVPPQRAAAAAARQEAGYVEPQEFRAVGMPAAPVANGDQAEHVEVAEPRAIVGADGRTVKQVQATVDCLNRLNLPPLQPMWLPPLQPVPADELVSRLRGQAWDVDYGSAGNEPSRLMFPVGIEDRPRDHRQLVYAPNLAEGNCAVIGMGQSGKTVALATMISGAALLYHPRRIQFYVIALSGPDLNVVADLPHVGGFAREVDPEQVKRIIAEMLALIDQREQAFTKLGLTLTKLRERKFGGAAGEVPADPFGDVFLVIDGWPTFWKNWEQLLVADVERILAKGPDVGVHAIMSTSGWIANKFPSGMTKLFTSNVELRLGDNDDMTVNSVKVARDVPFGEQKIFLDEDDDTGGEVEQVEVVKIRGRGTTMDGFHFQAGLPQVTVQGRRSDVAAAAETIARLAGPESAAARVRILPKLVGIDEVFAQWEQREHGPGGVKGRGVVPFGISEIGLQPAVANFGATPHLLLTGRPECGLSSGLATVAQAVMRVYGPEQAQIYVVDPHNELLRVVEGEHLGSYVFREDQVRALGESLGAILTERLPITDLSQEDLAAGTRRWSGPEIFVFIDREETLASWDTGGFVAGTGYPLGPLARFIARGKEIGLHLVVSRRIAQWGRTLTNPIIGELLKAKAPVVVMDGDPDEGFIVGKTKAMPADPGRGLYVTDRVVAPVQIAFPASTH